A window of Microbacterium sp. Root61 genomic DNA:
GGGCACTACCACGGTCACTCCGACGGGCTGCTGGCTGCGGCCGGCTCCGGTGTCGCGACCCTCGCCCTGCCCGGTTCGGCAGGGGTGCCCGCACCGATCGCCGCGCAGACGCTCGTCGTGCCCTACAACGACCTTGACGCCCTGCGCGAGGTGTTCGCGGTGCACGGCGACCGCATCGCCGCGATCATCGTCGAGGCCGCCGCCGCCAACATGGGCGTGGTCGCGCCCCTCCCCGGATTCAACGCCGCACTCGCCGACCTGGCGCACGCGCACGGCGCTCTCCTCATCCTCGACGAGGTGCTCACCGGGTTCCGCGTGCACCCTGCCGGCTTCTGGGGGCTGCAGCAGTCGCAGGGCGAGACGTACACACCCGACCTGTTCACGTTCGGCAAGGTCGTCGGCGGAGGGATGCCGCTGGCGGCCCTCGGCGGTCGTGCCGAGGTCATGGAACAGCTGGCACCGACCGGTCCGGTGTACCAGGCAGGCACACTGTCGGGCAATCCGCTCTCGGTCGCGGCCGGCATCGCCACGCTGCAGCTCGCAACACCCGAGGTGTATGCGCGAGTGGATGCTGCGGCATCCGTCGTCGCATCCGCGCTGTCGTCGGCCCTGACCAAGGCGGGCGTCGTGCACGCGGTGCCCCGCGCGGGCTCGCTGTTCGGCGTGGTGTTCGCCGCGGACGCGCCGCGCTCGTACGCGGAGGCGCTCGCGCAGGAGTCGTTCCGCTACGCCCCCTTCTTCCACGCGATGCTCGACGCCGGGGTGTCGCTGCCGCCGAGCGTGTTCGAGGCGTGGTTCCTCACCGCCGCCCACGACGAGGATGCCCTCGCCCGCGTGGTCGCCGCCCTCCCCGCAGCCGCCCGCGCCGCGGCTGCTGCCTCGGCGGCCTGACGCCCTTCTCCCGCGCGGGACCCTTTGCCGCACCGCGCGGCGCGCTCGCACGCGCCCCCGCCGTCGCGTGCGGGGCAGGTTTCACGAAGAGGCCCCGGGACCGACCCACCCCTGCGGCGCAACTAGCCTGGAGGCATGACTGAATCCCCCCGCATCGTGGTGCTGGCCGGAGGCGTGGGCGGGTCCAAGTTCACGCTCGGCGTGCGCGAGGCGCTCGTCCGGCGCGGCGCACCCGAGGCCACCGTCGTGGTCAACACCGGCGACGACCTCTGGCTGAGCGGGGTCCGACTCCAGCCC
This region includes:
- the hemL gene encoding glutamate-1-semialdehyde 2,1-aminomutase, with the protein product MTDRNDELFARARAITPGGVNSPVRAYGSVGGTPRFVASARGPYITDAAGREYVDLVASWGPALLGHAQPEVVAAVQAAASRGLSFGAPTGAEVELADLIADRVAVGDQRPVERVRLVSTGTEATMTAIRLARGYTGRDLLVKFAGHYHGHSDGLLAAAGSGVATLALPGSAGVPAPIAAQTLVVPYNDLDALREVFAVHGDRIAAIIVEAAAANMGVVAPLPGFNAALADLAHAHGALLILDEVLTGFRVHPAGFWGLQQSQGETYTPDLFTFGKVVGGGMPLAALGGRAEVMEQLAPTGPVYQAGTLSGNPLSVAAGIATLQLATPEVYARVDAAASVVASALSSALTKAGVVHAVPRAGSLFGVVFAADAPRSYAEALAQESFRYAPFFHAMLDAGVSLPPSVFEAWFLTAAHDEDALARVVAALPAAARAAAAASAA